A window of Cryptomeria japonica chromosome 3, Sugi_1.0, whole genome shotgun sequence contains these coding sequences:
- the LOC131063877 gene encoding kiwellin-1-like produces MLADMFVLGFTGKMRMMLMIAFGLLLSMSIAECSRPVDDARILASCNPAGFLSGISNDCNRHHGAECCETGQRYPQFKCSPPVTGITKATLTLNGFGNGDDGGGASECDGDFHSDDEKVVALSTGWYAGGSRCNDFILITNPDNGRSVRAKVVDECDSVAGCDDEHAFQPPCKNNIVDASPAVWKALGVDNFEDVGVMSITWSET; encoded by the coding sequence ATGTTAGCTGATATGTTTGTGTTGGGTTTTACAGGAAAGATGAGGATGATGTTAATGATAGCGTTTGGATTGCTACTGAGCATGTCCATAGCGGAATGCAGTAGGCCTGTCGATGATGCAAGAATCCTTGCATCATGTAATCCAGCTGGATTTTTGAGTGGCATATCCAACGACTGCAATCGTCACCACGGCGCAGAATGCTGCGAGACGGGGCAGCGATATCCACAATTCAAATGCTCACCCCCAGTCACAGGCATTACTAAGGCCACACTCACTCTCAATGGATTTGGTAATGGCGATGATGGAGGAGGGGCTTCGGAGTGTGACGGGGACTTTCACAGTGACGACGAAAAAGTTGTTGCTCTTTCTACTGGCTGGTACGCCGGTGGCAGCCGCTGCAATGACTTCATACTAATCACCAATCCAGATAATGGACGATCCGTGAGGGCCAAGGTGGTGGACGAGTGTGACTCAGTCGCTGGCTGTGATGATGAGCATGCCTTTCAGCCCCCATGCAAAAACAATATTGTCGATGCCTCTCCAGCCGTATGGAAAGCCTTGGGAGTCGACAATTTTGAGGATGTTGGTGTGATGAGTATCACATGGTCTGAAACTTAA